From a single Accipiter gentilis chromosome 10, bAccGen1.1, whole genome shotgun sequence genomic region:
- the LOC126043890 gene encoding uncharacterized protein LOC126043890, whose amino-acid sequence MKRWSQLWVALTRILELQTFATAGAQQEQGGHGPTPPSASPPPPPLGSLTAPRPVQRERKRSPEGKGAGRPASIQSVARLSSPASESAPGLGAPPGAPPAPRTPLIAHFHTFCMARRNIWVVLILCTSCGLLLGDCKSEIW is encoded by the exons atgaagag atggtcccaactctgggtggctctaacaaggatcctggaactcca aacatttgcaacagctggagcccagcaggaacagggggggcacggcccgaccccccccagcgcctcacctcctcctcctcccctgggctccctcacagcccctcgccccgtgcagagggagcgcaaacgcagcccggagggcaaaggggccggccggccagcgtctattcagtcagtcgcgcgcctatcgagtcctgccagcgagtctgctccggggctcggggcgccccccggcgctccccctgcccctcggacacctctgatagcacatttccatacgttctgtatggcacgtcgaaatatttgggtggttttaatactttgtaccagctgtggtttgctgctaggtgactgtaaaagtgagatttggtaa